GGCTGTCAGATTTCGTCTGAATTTCTTCTGCAGCACGTTCAAGAATCTTTCGAACCGGAATTGAGCCATCACTCTCAACGACAAAGATGAACACATCATCCACTGTCTTCACAGAGATTGCAGGGCTATCCCAGGTATCTGCATTTGCAATACAGATTCTTTCACAAAGCTTGCAGAGTGAGCAGTCCTCAATTTTTCCTTCAACGACTGCTGCGCTGTTTCCCTTTATTTCAAGCACATTTCGCGGACATTCATCCACACACATGCCACAACCATCACACTTGTTGTCAAATTCAATATGCGGATATGCTTTATATCCACAGGCAAGTGTTGGTTGCCATTTCGCATGATCAGTACCCCGTCCAAGCACAGCGCGGGCTTCCAGAACAATCTTCTGGTCTTTTTCAAGTTTTACCAGAGGAATATTCTCCTCAACCGGTGCAGCCAATGGATTCTGGGGAATCAAATCACGGGAGTACACGACCTTCGGCCCTTCCACACTCAGCGTATAAACAGATGTGCATGCCGAACATCCCTCACCGCCGCAGGTACAGTCCTTTGTGAATACATATTCATCAAGATCTGTCCTTAGGGGAATCAGCCCCAGGCGGTGAGCAAGCATCTCATCGAAAAGTGCGCTATTATTGTCATATATAAGCACATCTTCGATGGCCAGTGTCGGAACCTCCCCGATCATTGTCCTTCTGATTGCATTAACAAATGCAGACGAAAAGCCTGAAATGACAAAACGGGCGACGTTATCATCAAACCTGCTGAATGAAATCTGCATCAGTCAGACTCTCCTGCCCCTTCTTCCACCTTTTGCACGAATGCTGTCATGGGGCACAGGGGTAACATCCTCAATACGTCCGATACGCATACCTGCACGTGCAAGTGCGCGAATTGCTGCCTGGGCACCGGGGCCCGGACTGCGCTGCTTGCCACGGCCAGGTGCACGAACCTTTACATGCACGCCAACGATGCCTTTCTCCCTTGCCTGCTGTGCAACGTTTGTTGCCATCTGCATTGCGGCATATGGTGAACTTTCATTCCTTGCCTGCTTTACAACCATACCGCCACTGGACTTTGTTACGGTCTCAGCGCCGGACAAGTCAGTTACAGTAATAACGGTGTTATTGAATGAAGCATAGATGTGTGCGACGCCCCATTTCTCCTCAGGTGCTGCCATTACTGTCGTCCTCCTTTAATAATACGCTCGCGCTCAGGATGAACATCATTCGTTAAGGGAGACGGACCATAGTATGAAATACCACTGTCTTCACCACGCTTAACGTGATAACTGGGGATAGTAATCTTTCTGCCACCAACTGCAATATGCCCGTGAGTGATAAACTGACGTGCCTGCTTGGGTGAGCGTGCAAGACCCTGCCGGTAAACCATCGTCTGAAGACGGCGTTCAAGAGGATTCTCGGCTTTCATTGCAAGAACATCACTGATACCTGCATTTTCACCAAGTAACCCAAACCGGAACAGATGGCCAAGAAGTTCTTCCTCTTTCCTTGCAATCAGTTCTTCATTTGTTGATGCAGATTTCAATGCAAGAAGTTCACGTGCAGCACGACGATAATTTCTGAGAGTACTGCGCGTCTTCCAGAGCTCACGCTTGTTCCGAAGACCATATTCAATAACCAGCCGGTTTTCTTCTTCAATACGACTCTTCTCAAAGCGCCGTTTTGGAGTTTCATATG
Above is a window of Methanogenium organophilum DNA encoding:
- a CDS encoding 30S ribosomal protein S4, translated to MGYPGKNHKTYETPKRRFEKSRIEEENRLVIEYGLRNKRELWKTRSTLRNYRRAARELLALKSASTNEELIARKEEELLGHLFRFGLLGENAGISDVLAMKAENPLERRLQTMVYRQGLARSPKQARQFITHGHIAVGGRKITIPSYHVKRGEDSGISYYGPSPLTNDVHPERERIIKGGRQ
- a CDS encoding DNA-directed RNA polymerase subunit D; protein product: MQISFSRFDDNVARFVISGFSSAFVNAIRRTMIGEVPTLAIEDVLIYDNNSALFDEMLAHRLGLIPLRTDLDEYVFTKDCTCGGEGCSACTSVYTLSVEGPKVVYSRDLIPQNPLAAPVEENIPLVKLEKDQKIVLEARAVLGRGTDHAKWQPTLACGYKAYPHIEFDNKCDGCGMCVDECPRNVLEIKGNSAAVVEGKIEDCSLCKLCERICIANADTWDSPAISVKTVDDVFIFVVESDGSIPVRKILERAAEEIQTKSDSLVDVLCDISGGNVND
- a CDS encoding 30S ribosomal protein S11, coding for MAAPEEKWGVAHIYASFNNTVITVTDLSGAETVTKSSGGMVVKQARNESSPYAAMQMATNVAQQAREKGIVGVHVKVRAPGRGKQRSPGPGAQAAIRALARAGMRIGRIEDVTPVPHDSIRAKGGRRGRRV